In the Pontibacillus sp. HMF3514 genome, GGGAGGGCAAGTTGCTTTATTAACCGCTCACTTATTTCCAGATCGAATCGATAAGCTTATTTTATTTGCTCCATCAACATATGTTAAAAAATTTAATTCTTTTATGAGAATGGCTAGTAAAACACCAGCATTTTGGTATGTGTTGAAGCGATATTTTTACCGAAAAGGCGTATATGGCGCTTTGTTGGATTGTGTATATGATCCTCATATTGTCGATAAAGATATGATAAAAGGCTATATGAACCCTTTTCTAAAAAAGGATATTTTTCTCTGCCTTACAAAAATGATACGTGACCGCGAAGGGGACCTCCCTTCTGAAGACTTACAAAACATACAAGCAGACTGCTTGGTTCTTTGGGGAGAAGAAGATAAAGTTCTACCTGTATCACTTGGACATAAGCTCATAAAGGACTTGCCGTCAGCAACGCTTGTAACATTTGAAAAAATAGGTCACTTATTACCTGAAGAAATACCACTTATTTTAACTGAAAAGATCAAAGAATTTTGTGCACCTATGGAGAAAGCTACCGTTTAAAAGGTAGTTTTTTCATTTTTATAATTCGTGTTATTTCTGTTTAAGCTCATCTTTTTGTATGATGTAAGGAAAAGCATGTAGGAGGTTTTTGAAATGTCAAAATTCCAAAAGGTAACTAACCGTCTAAGTACAAGATCTGTGAAATGGGATTGGAGAGAAAATTTATTCAAGAGTGAAGAAGTGCTTCCTATGTGGGTTGCTGACATGGATTTTGAAGTTCCTGAGGCTGTACAAAATGCTATTATCAAACGAGCTGAGCACGGCATTTTCGGATATACGCTCACAGATGAAAAGGTAAACGAAACCATTCAAAATTGGTTACAGTCAAAACATGATTGGGAAATTGAAAAGAACTGGCTTACATACAGCCCTGGTGTCGTTCCAACATTACACACCATCATTGAAGCATTAACCGCTCCAGAGGATCAAGTTCTTATTCAAACACCTGTTTATCCTCCATTTTACCAAGTGGTGAATAAGCACAATAGAACACTTGTAAAGAATCCTCTTCGATTAGAAAACGGACGTTACGAAATTGATTTCAACGACCTAGAGGAGAAATTAGCTTCTGGAGTAAAAGCTTTCATCCTGTGTAATCCCCATAATCCTGTTGGTCGCGTTTGGGGAAAGGATGAACTACAAAAAATGGCTGATTTATGCATGAAGCATGATGTATTAATCATATCAGACGAGATTCATTCAGATCTTGTCTACCCTGGATATAAGCATATCCCTGTTGCTTCATTATCTAAAGATATCGAAGTAAATACTATCACTTGTATGGCACCTTCCAAAACGTTTAACTTGGCTGGATTACAAGCTTCTTTTGCCATTACACCCGATAAAAAAATGCGTGAAGCCGTTAATGAACAATTCGGATTACAAGGTGTGAATATGCTAAACACTATGGGCATTACAGCTATGGAAGCTGCTTACGACCATGGGGAAGAATGGTTGGATGAACTCATTCAGGTACTAAAAAGTAATAAAGACCTTCTGATGGAACGCCTTCATTCTGAAACAAATCATATAAAAGTGATCGAACCTGAAGGCACCTATCTAGTATGGCTCGATTGCAGAGAAATGGGTTTAACCCATTCAGATTTAAAGCAATGGTTTGTAGAAAAAGCAAAAGTAGGGTTGAACGACGGAGCTTCATTCGGTGAAGATGGTGAGGGCTTCATGAGAATCAACATCGCATGTCCTCCTGAAACATTAGAAGAAGGAATCAACCGTATTGTAAGTGCTACTTCCGCTAGATAAGTTAATATCCATTGGTCCTCCTCATACAATAGTGGAGGACTTTTTTTAATAGGAGGAGACGTATGATTACTCGTAAAAGCAAACGAGAAATTGAACTGATGCATGAAGCTGGTAAACTTTTAGCTTCATGCCACAAAGAAATCGCAAAACGTATTAAACCCGGTATTACAACTATAGAAATCGATACATTTGTTGAGGAATACTTAAAGAAACATGATGCTACACCTGAACAAAAAGGATTTCATGGATATCCTTACGCTACTTGTGCATGCATCAATGACGAAATTTGCCATGGGTTTCCGAGAGATGAACCCCTAAAAAATGGTGATATCGTTACAATCGACATGGTGGTGAACCTAAATGGTGCACTCGCAGATTCTGCATGGACTTATAGGGTGGGAACAGTTGACCCAGAAGTAGAAAGATTATTAAATGTAACCCATGAATCATTGAAAAGATCGATTGACGTAGCTCTCGTTGGGAAACGTACAGGGGATATAGGACACGCCATCCAGTCTTATGTTGAAGACGAAGGTTTTTCAGTCGTTCGTGATTTTACCGGACACGGCATAGGACCTACCATTCATGAAGACCCAAACATTTTTCATTTCGGTCATCCTGGAACTGGCGTCCGTCTTAAAGAAGGAATGGTACTGACCATAGAACCAATGGTAAATATGGGTACATGGCATTCACAAAAGGATGATAATGGTTGGACCGCAAGAACAATTGACGGAAAATGGTCAGCTCAATTTGAACATACCATTGCAATAACTAAGGATGGTCCCTTGATTTTAACGAGCCAGGATTAGGAATTATGAGAAGGTTGTAATGCACTTTTTGTACGAAGCTTCAAAATGAAAAGATCCTACCTGAATAAGATAGGATCTTTCAACTCTCTTTTTATCTTTATCCCTCTTCTTTTTCCTTCTCTTTTCCACCTTTAGTTGGATCAGAAGGTGGGTTCTTCTCAGCCGCTTCTTCCAGCTGAATAATACCACAAGCGACTCGAGGTCCAGCATCTCCAGCTGGTTGTGATAAACCATCATCTGTTCCTTCATGAATAACTATGGATGTACCTTCATCCCTTAATAAAGAATACTTACCATCCATTAATGTTGCCCCTTTGACACTCACTTCGGTTTCGACCATTCCATCAGGATCCGCTTCAATGTTTGGCATATCACCTTTATGCTGTCCTTTTGGATTCATCGCTCCATGCTCTTTTCCATCAGGATTAAAATGGCTCCCTGCTGATATGAAATCGGGTCCCTCACATTGTGGAAATTCATGGATATGTATGCCATGTAATCCAGGTTCAAGCCCCGTTAGTGATAGTTTAATCTTCACTTCATCTGGCTGTTCACTTAGTTTTGCAGTACCAAGTGAATCTCCATCTGGATTATACATTTCAATTTCAAACATCGATCGATTTTGACTATTACAACTTGTTAATACCCATAATAATAAGAATCCGACGATTAAAACACGATACGTTCTCATCAATACCCTCTTCCTTTCGTCATACTCTTTTGATAGTGTCGCCGAAATCGTGTAACTTTAACCAAAAAAGTTAGACAAAATAGCTGAGAGGACGAGGCATTATTCATCAAATAAAAAAGCCCCTTCTAAAAGAAGAGACTATGAATGAGGCTTATTATCTGATTCGTCTATATTGTGATTATCATATGTTTCATCAACGATTTCTTTTTCTTTCTTAGCAGCCTTTAAAATAATTCGCATTGTCACAAAAGCCCCTAAAGCGAAAAAGAGTAATGTAATTAGCGCTGGAATGTATTCGGTCTTATCTTGTGGAAAATATAGAAATTCCATCATAAGCTATCACGCCCTTCACCAATATCAGCGATTCTATTATACCAAATTCAATCCAGAACGACACTACGTGAAAGTGAACAGTGAGTGACAAGTTATGTTATGATGAGCCTAAATCCGAATGTGGGAGGAATAAGAATGGCAGAATTACAACCTGGAGATAAAGTTCAAGCACATTATAAGACTGGAAAATATATCGGAGAAATTATGGAAGATCGAGGTCATGCCTACCTAGTAAAAGTATTGGCAGTCCTTAAACATCCACAACAAGGTGACTTACATAATCCTGGCCAAACGGAGAATGTTTTCTTCCACGAACGAAAGGCATTAGCTCATAATGAAAAAGCAAACATTTCCAAGTCGTCCTTAAGTCAATATGATGGAGAAATTCCAGAATACCAAGCTTCCTTAAGAGAGGCTTTGGATAAACTTAAACAAAAACTCGCTGCAAAAGATGATGAGTTCAGCAAGAAAGCTCAGAATCAATTAGCAGAATTAGAAAGAAGATATTTTAAGTAAGATCCCCTTCTTCCGTTAAAGCCCCCTTATCTGGAAGACTTGGAATCGAGATAAGTTGAGAGCAGTCCGTTGCTTTTATGAGAGGTAGGGGTTCAGTGAAACGGCAATACTCCTGCGGAAGACCAGCTGAGCCTCCTCGTTCACTACGTTCTCTGTGGGGTCTCATCTGCCCTTTCTACCGCGGGAGTTTGCCGTTTCCCTCACCCCCTTTACGTTTATGGAGGTTAACGGACCCTAGTGTGTGAGTTCTAAACCTTACGGACATCGGTTCCGTTATTTTGAACTTTTAAGGCATTTCGAGAGTCGTTACGGACATATGGTACCTTATTTGTGACAGATTGCTCTTTATTAAGGTGATTTGCAGCAATTAGCGGAATGAATGTCCGTAAGCATTACCTCCTCATATCGCTACGGTTCCGTTCATCACCATTCGGCTAAGGTGGGCTGGGAAACGGGCTGACTCCTCCGGAATAACGGGCGAGCGAGACCCCGCAAGGAGCGTAGCGGATGAGGAGGCTCGATCGTTCGTCCGGGGAAAGCAGCCCGTTTCCCAGCCCGCCGATCTCCACAAAAGCAACGGAACCACTCCTCACCAGCTTATTCAAGATAACTGCCATATTACTGAACAAAAAAGCCCTACACCATCATGGCATAGGACTGAGAAGAGTTAGGATCCAGGTACTTTTAAGTTCTTCTTTTTCTTCTTTGGTTTTCCATAAATCAGATTCGTTATATTCGGTGCTCGTTCAAATAAGAGCATTCCAATAAATGCAGCAACAAGAATGTACATTCCGCTAAATACCTTAATTGTCCCAGTTGCCAATGCAGCAATAACAACGGAAAACTCACCTCTCGAACAGATCGACAAACCTGCCCTTAAGGATACACGCTTTGATAACCCATAAAGCTTACCACCTATAATTCCAACAAGAAGTTTGGCAATCAAGCCCCATCCAATGAGTGTGATTAACAGCCCTAACATTGGTATACCATTTCCGAACTCAATCGTCGTTCCAAAATAAACGAAAAATAAAGGAAGCATTAAATCTTTAACAGGTAAGACAGTTTGTTCAACTCGCTCAATTTTACCAATTTCCGCAAGCATGATCCCTGCAAGAAATGCTCCTAATACTTCAGAAAGGTCGAGGTATAAAGCAAGACCACCGTAAGCTAAAGCAATACCGATAAGTAAGGCAATTTTAAAGTCCTCATCATCAATTTTCTCAAGCAACACCTCGAACCTTTTAAATAATGTTTTCCCAAGGATAATCGCACCCAATGCTAATCCAACAATTTTCCCAATTAAAATAGCAAGATCGACGGCAGCAAAATCACCACCAGTGCTCATTCCCATTAAAATCGCGACTACAATAGGAGCAACTAAGTCTTCAAAAATTAATAAAGCCAAAATAAACTCAGTTTCACGGTTTGCCATACGGCTTGTATCATCGAGCAGCTTAGCTGTTATAGAAGAACTTGTTGCGTATGTAACGCCACCGACTAAGAAGGAAGTAAAGAGATCAAGACCGAATGCATAGGTTATGGCCATCGACACCCCTAAACTTAGGCCAACATCAAGAAACCCAGCCGGCCATATTTTCTTAGCAATGCCTCCTAGTCGTTTGATATTGAACTCTAGTCCTAATAGGAAAAATAACAATACGATTCCAATTTCACTAGCAAAATGTAATAACTCATTATGATGCAGTGCCCCCGCTAGCACAATACCAAGCAAAATATATAAAATGACATTCGGAAATTTTATTTTTAGACTTAAAAAACCTAGCCAAAAAATGAGTAACAAGACAAGTCCAGCACCTAATAATGATGGCATTTCTATATCAAATGGAATCAATGGGATCATTCCTCTCCCTTACATAATGCTGTAAGTGAAGCAATTTGATCTTTTTTACCAATTCCCATTAGCACGTCACCTGGTTTCAACGTGGTATATGCCTCTGGGATGGCAATAATGTCATCTCCTTTTACAATTCCAATAATCGTAGCTCCTGTTTGATTTCGAACCTCAGACTCTTCAATCGTCTGATGAGCAATAGAAGATGATTCTTTAATTTCTACCCAATCAATGACGATTTGGTTATTAAACATCTTAAGCTTATCCGCATCAACGGGTTGATAAGTTGCACCTAGCAATTGCGCTCCAAGTTCTCTTGTTTCATCACCTGTAAGATCCATACCAAAATCCGCTTCTTCGCTGTCAGCGTCCTCAAAAAAGTATAATTCACGCTTACCTGTATGGTGAACAATTAAAATGAGCTGGCTATCTTCAGCAGTAGTTAGTGTGATTTTTTGACCGATACCAGGTAATTGGGATATAGATATATTCATTTGAGTGTCTCCTTTCAAAATGTATCATTATGTTTGTATATGCTTCATTTAAAAAATTTGTTCAACAAGCTCTACTAAATCATACCCTATTTACGTCAGGTATTAATCTTGTACCATGCGATTAATAAATAAAGTCGGTGCTTTTGCCAGATTAATTTCCTCCACATCATAATGCATATATTGGTTTGTCGTATTATTAGAAAAAATACGTACAATCGGGCGTTGAGGTAGTCCCTTATTCTGCCCTACTATTGTAGCGATACTTCCATTAGATAGGTGGACATTGCTTCCATTTGGATAAAATGCAACACTTCGTAAGAATTGCCATACAACATCTCGATCAAATTTCTCCCCGGCTAACCCCATGATCCGCTCCCCCGCTTCATAGGGTAACAAAGGCTGACTTCCATCTTGTGGTGATACTAAATTGTCGTAGGTGTTCGCCACTGAAACAATTCGTGCATAGGGGTGAATATTTTTCCCCTCAACTCCTCTAGGCTCACCACTTCCATCAAGAAACTCATGGTGTTGAAAAGCTACATGAGCAGATACAGTACTTATTTCTCTATTTTGACGCAAAATATTAAATCCAATCCAGGCATGATGCTCATTTGCAGTAAGTCCATCTTTTTGTGTCCTGCCTACCTTACCAACGTCATGAAGGATAGCACCAATTCCCAATTCTATAAGCTCTTTATTCGTATATTGGAGCTTAATCCCCACAAGCACTGACATCACCGTTACGTGCATAGAGTGAATTAACAGTTCATTATCCTTGGTTCGGATATCTTCTAATTGTAATAATACATCTTTATTATGTAATAGTTCATCAATAATATTTTTGGTCGTTTGACCAAGATCCTTTGTATGAAACTCTTTTCCCTCTTGAATAATGCCTAACGATTCAGAAAGATTTTTCATGACTTCACGTTTAGTTTTATCAGAAATGGAGGATGCATCCTTTGACTCAGGGATGTCTTTTCCCTCTTCGTCATCGTCCATCACATAAACAGCGTGTACACCCATACGTTTTAAACGGCCGATTAGTCCAATTGTTAATGAAATCCCTTTTCCTAATAAGACACGTCCATCGTTGGCATAGATATTACGTCCCAGTCTATCACTTTGCTCTACTTGATCAATTGGTCTATATTTCATACAAAACCCCTCGAACTACGCCTTTGTTCTTATTTTAGCAGTCCTTGAACTGAAAACATAGTAAATATATTCCTTCATGATTTGAAAACGTTCCCATTTGTGTTCTTAAAACCGTTATGGTATTTTTACAATGTAGATGTCAGACAACCTAAATTTTCTATTCATGGCTCTACTTTTCTGAGAAAAAAGAACTCAAGGAGGTTTATACCATATGACAGTACATATTGGTGCCAATAAAGGCGATATTGCAGATAAAATTTTACTACCTGGAGATCCTCTTCGTGCAAAATATATTGCTGAGAACTTTTTAGAGGATGTTACATGCTATAACGAGGTTCGTGGAATGTACGGTTTCACAGGTACATACAAAGGAGAACGTATCTCTGTACAAGGCACAGGTATGGGTGTACCATCTATTTCTATCTATGTGAATGAACTTATTCAGAGTTACGACGTACAAAAGTTAATCCGTGTAGGTTCTTGTGGAGCTTTACAAAAAGACGTACAAGTTCGTGATGTTATTCTTGCATCTACTTCGTCTACAGATTCCCAAATGAACCGCATGGTATTTGGCGGTATCGACTTTGCTCCTACAGCAGACTTTAGCTTATTAAAAGCTGCCTATGACGTAGGTGAAGAAAAAGGACTTAACTTGCGCGTAGGTAATGTCTTCACAAGCGATAGCTTCTATCGTGATAACGCAAAAGAATTATTCGATCAACTTGCAGAATATAACGTGCTAGCAGTTGAAATGGAAACGACAGCTCTTTATACACTTGCATCAAAATTTGATCGTCAAGCGCTTTCTGTTCTAACTGTAAGTGACCATATCATCACAGGCGAAGAAACAACATCTGAAGAACGTCAAACAACGTTCAACGAAATGATCGAAGTAGCTTTAGAAGCTGCAATTCAAGATTAATCCAAAAAATCGAGCCTCAGTTAAGAGGTTCGTTTTTTTATGGCCTATTTTCACTCTTATCTTACATTTGCATATAGTGTGTATGAGAAAAAGGAGGCCTGAAATATGAATCCTTATCAAAACC is a window encoding:
- a CDS encoding alpha/beta fold hydrolase encodes the protein METIHKEEQWLNHEGINISYNYYSSSSNDKPALVLVHGFLSSKFCYRYMIPDLIDHFDIFVFDYPPFGDSDKICAYDFSYRNFARIIIELLDQHNISTASIGGHSMGGQVALLTAHLFPDRIDKLILFAPSTYVKKFNSFMRMASKTPAFWYVLKRYFYRKGVYGALLDCVYDPHIVDKDMIKGYMNPFLKKDIFLCLTKMIRDREGDLPSEDLQNIQADCLVLWGEEDKVLPVSLGHKLIKDLPSATLVTFEKIGHLLPEEIPLILTEKIKEFCAPMEKATV
- a CDS encoding MalY/PatB family protein → MSKFQKVTNRLSTRSVKWDWRENLFKSEEVLPMWVADMDFEVPEAVQNAIIKRAEHGIFGYTLTDEKVNETIQNWLQSKHDWEIEKNWLTYSPGVVPTLHTIIEALTAPEDQVLIQTPVYPPFYQVVNKHNRTLVKNPLRLENGRYEIDFNDLEEKLASGVKAFILCNPHNPVGRVWGKDELQKMADLCMKHDVLIISDEIHSDLVYPGYKHIPVASLSKDIEVNTITCMAPSKTFNLAGLQASFAITPDKKMREAVNEQFGLQGVNMLNTMGITAMEAAYDHGEEWLDELIQVLKSNKDLLMERLHSETNHIKVIEPEGTYLVWLDCREMGLTHSDLKQWFVEKAKVGLNDGASFGEDGEGFMRINIACPPETLEEGINRIVSATSAR
- the map gene encoding type I methionyl aminopeptidase, with translation MITRKSKREIELMHEAGKLLASCHKEIAKRIKPGITTIEIDTFVEEYLKKHDATPEQKGFHGYPYATCACINDEICHGFPRDEPLKNGDIVTIDMVVNLNGALADSAWTYRVGTVDPEVERLLNVTHESLKRSIDVALVGKRTGDIGHAIQSYVEDEGFSVVRDFTGHGIGPTIHEDPNIFHFGHPGTGVRLKEGMVLTIEPMVNMGTWHSQKDDNGWTARTIDGKWSAQFEHTIAITKDGPLILTSQD
- a CDS encoding superoxide dismutase family protein, with the protein product MRTYRVLIVGFLLLWVLTSCNSQNRSMFEIEMYNPDGDSLGTAKLSEQPDEVKIKLSLTGLEPGLHGIHIHEFPQCEGPDFISAGSHFNPDGKEHGAMNPKGQHKGDMPNIEADPDGMVETEVSVKGATLMDGKYSLLRDEGTSIVIHEGTDDGLSQPAGDAGPRVACGIIQLEEAAEKNPPSDPTKGGKEKEKEEG
- a CDS encoding kinase-associated lipoprotein B, which encodes MAELQPGDKVQAHYKTGKYIGEIMEDRGHAYLVKVLAVLKHPQQGDLHNPGQTENVFFHERKALAHNEKANISKSSLSQYDGEIPEYQASLREALDKLKQKLAAKDDEFSKKAQNQLAELERRYFK
- a CDS encoding cation:proton antiporter, coding for MPSLLGAGLVLLLIFWLGFLSLKIKFPNVILYILLGIVLAGALHHNELLHFASEIGIVLLFFLLGLEFNIKRLGGIAKKIWPAGFLDVGLSLGVSMAITYAFGLDLFTSFLVGGVTYATSSSITAKLLDDTSRMANRETEFILALLIFEDLVAPIVVAILMGMSTGGDFAAVDLAILIGKIVGLALGAIILGKTLFKRFEVLLEKIDDEDFKIALLIGIALAYGGLALYLDLSEVLGAFLAGIMLAEIGKIERVEQTVLPVKDLMLPLFFVYFGTTIEFGNGIPMLGLLITLIGWGLIAKLLVGIIGGKLYGLSKRVSLRAGLSICSRGEFSVVIAALATGTIKVFSGMYILVAAFIGMLLFERAPNITNLIYGKPKKKKKNLKVPGS
- a CDS encoding cation:proton antiporter regulatory subunit is translated as MNISISQLPGIGQKITLTTAEDSQLILIVHHTGKRELYFFEDADSEEADFGMDLTGDETRELGAQLLGATYQPVDADKLKMFNNQIVIDWVEIKESSSIAHQTIEESEVRNQTGATIIGIVKGDDIIAIPEAYTTLKPGDVLMGIGKKDQIASLTALCKGEE
- a CDS encoding HD-GYP domain-containing protein: MKYRPIDQVEQSDRLGRNIYANDGRVLLGKGISLTIGLIGRLKRMGVHAVYVMDDDEEGKDIPESKDASSISDKTKREVMKNLSESLGIIQEGKEFHTKDLGQTTKNIIDELLHNKDVLLQLEDIRTKDNELLIHSMHVTVMSVLVGIKLQYTNKELIELGIGAILHDVGKVGRTQKDGLTANEHHAWIGFNILRQNREISTVSAHVAFQHHEFLDGSGEPRGVEGKNIHPYARIVSVANTYDNLVSPQDGSQPLLPYEAGERIMGLAGEKFDRDVVWQFLRSVAFYPNGSNVHLSNGSIATIVGQNKGLPQRPIVRIFSNNTTNQYMHYDVEEINLAKAPTLFINRMVQD
- the deoD gene encoding purine-nucleoside phosphorylase, whose product is MTVHIGANKGDIADKILLPGDPLRAKYIAENFLEDVTCYNEVRGMYGFTGTYKGERISVQGTGMGVPSISIYVNELIQSYDVQKLIRVGSCGALQKDVQVRDVILASTSSTDSQMNRMVFGGIDFAPTADFSLLKAAYDVGEEKGLNLRVGNVFTSDSFYRDNAKELFDQLAEYNVLAVEMETTALYTLASKFDRQALSVLTVSDHIITGEETTSEERQTTFNEMIEVALEAAIQD